The following are encoded together in the Candidatus Margulisiibacteriota bacterium genome:
- a CDS encoding 1,4-alpha-glucan branching protein domain-containing protein produces the protein MAEQGYLALVLHAHLPYVRHPEYEDFLEEDWFYEAITETYLPLLKVFEGLVDDGVDFRLTMSITPTLASMFIDPLLQERYLNHLERLIELTAKEIERTRWQPEFNELARMYNRQLIEARELFAGKYGRNLIVAFKKFQDLGKLEIITCGATHGFLPLMDINPKAVRAQVRIAAAQYEKLFGRRARGIWLPECGFQPGHDEILKEAGLRYFLVDTHGILHGTPRPKYGVFAPIYCQSGVAAFGRDMESSKQVWSAVDGYPGDYNYREFYRDIGFDLDYDYIRPYIHVDGTRINTGIKYFRITGQVDLAFKQPYNRQWALDQAAAHAGNFLFNREKQVEHLNGYLGKKPLIVSPYDAELFGHWWYEGPDWLNFLFRKAYHDQQTVKLTTPTEYLDWYPRNQIVTPSMSSWGYKGYAEVWLEGSNDWIYRHLHKAADRMVELASAYPRAEGLQSRALNQAARELLLAQSSDWAFIMKTATCVPYAVKRTKDHVERFTRLYEMIKSNAISESYLAQQEWKDNLFPDLDYKVYS, from the coding sequence ATGGCAGAGCAGGGTTATCTCGCGCTCGTTCTCCACGCCCATTTGCCGTACGTCCGCCATCCGGAGTACGAAGATTTCCTGGAAGAAGATTGGTTCTACGAAGCGATCACCGAGACCTACCTGCCGCTCCTCAAAGTCTTTGAAGGTTTGGTGGATGACGGGGTCGACTTCCGCCTGACCATGTCGATCACCCCGACGCTCGCCTCGATGTTCATCGATCCGCTGCTGCAGGAACGCTACCTTAATCACCTCGAACGGCTGATCGAGCTTACGGCTAAGGAGATCGAGCGGACCCGCTGGCAGCCGGAATTTAACGAACTGGCCAGGATGTATAACCGGCAGTTGATCGAGGCCCGGGAGCTTTTTGCCGGCAAGTACGGCCGGAATTTAATTGTTGCCTTCAAAAAATTCCAGGACCTGGGGAAGCTCGAGATCATCACTTGCGGCGCGACCCACGGTTTTCTCCCCTTAATGGATATCAATCCGAAGGCGGTCCGGGCGCAGGTCAGGATCGCCGCCGCCCAGTACGAAAAACTGTTCGGACGGAGGGCGCGGGGGATCTGGCTGCCGGAATGCGGCTTCCAGCCGGGGCACGACGAGATACTGAAGGAGGCCGGCCTCCGTTATTTCCTGGTCGATACCCACGGCATCCTGCATGGCACCCCGCGGCCGAAATACGGCGTTTTCGCCCCGATCTACTGCCAGTCGGGAGTGGCGGCCTTTGGCCGGGACATGGAATCATCCAAACAGGTCTGGAGCGCCGTCGATGGTTACCCGGGCGATTACAATTACCGCGAGTTCTACCGCGATATCGGCTTTGACCTTGATTATGATTACATCCGGCCCTACATCCACGTCGACGGGACGAGGATCAACACCGGGATCAAATATTTCCGCATCACCGGCCAGGTCGATTTGGCTTTCAAACAACCGTATAACCGCCAGTGGGCGCTTGACCAGGCCGCCGCCCACGCCGGCAATTTTCTCTTCAACCGGGAGAAGCAGGTCGAGCACCTCAACGGTTACCTTGGGAAGAAGCCGTTGATCGTCTCGCCGTATGACGCCGAGCTTTTCGGCCACTGGTGGTATGAGGGCCCGGATTGGCTGAACTTTCTCTTCCGCAAGGCCTATCACGACCAGCAGACCGTCAAGCTGACGACCCCCACGGAGTATCTTGATTGGTACCCCAGGAACCAGATCGTTACCCCGTCGATGTCTTCCTGGGGTTACAAAGGTTACGCCGAGGTTTGGCTGGAAGGGTCAAACGATTGGATCTACCGCCATCTCCATAAAGCGGCCGACCGGATGGTCGAGCTGGCGAGTGCCTATCCTCGAGCTGAAGGCCTGCAGTCGCGAGCCCTCAACCAGGCGGCGCGCGAGCTCTTGCTCGCCCAATCGTCTGACTGGGCCTTTATCATGAAGACGGCGACCTGCGTCCCTTACGCCGTCAAGCGGACGAAAGACCATGTCGAGCGCTTTACCCGGTTATATGAGATGATCAAGTCCAACGCGATCAGCGAATCATACCTGGCGCAACAAGAGTGGAAAGATAATCTCTTCCCCGACCTTGATTATAAGGTGTACTCATGA
- a CDS encoding mannose-1-phosphate guanyltransferase: MKAIVLAGGLGTRLHPLTVNLPKPMVPVANRPMMEYAIYLLRKHGFKEITALLYHQPEIIKNYFNNGEKFGVKLNYVEAKEDYGTAGAVRFAAQSFRGLQAPVLVISADVITDFDLEAAVKFHKEKSALATLLLTRVPNPLPYGIVITDKGGKITRFLEKPSPSEVFSDTVNCGIYILEPAAIDFIPPGKGSDFSQDLFPKLLAAGKPLYGYIATGLWKDIGSLKEYSTIHDDLSGGKPYQIAKGAKVSPSAKLKGVVVIGENSVIGDEAVLEDVSIGSHCRVERGALLFKSILWERVQVGAEAQLFKAVVASGTVIGERTILEEGSVIGAECNIGRDAVIKPYVKIWPNKVIEEGAVVTSSMLWKERWTKSIFGPFGVTGLCNIEITPEFAASLGAAYGSVLGKGVYISTSRDSHKASRMIYRALVSGVLSAGVNISNLEEVPIPVNRYELKALKSRGGFHVRKSPYDPSVVDIKFFDQDGMDLPSSREKKIERLFYGEDFQRAGIEETGELTFPFHRVAESYKEGILNCLDREVIRAANFKVVVDYACSSAANIFPAILGELGIEVISLNAHIDETKITKNRVMFEKGLKQLSQIVKSLNADLGVMLDTGAEKIFLCDERGNILQENLELAVMTVLIAKAKKNAQIAVPVKASRIVDALALKYGAKIIRTKTSTRDMMEVSTRPDIDLMGETQGGFIFPEFQPAFDAMFATAKLLEVISRAQVKLSAVAAEVPRVNMVCKEISCSPEMKGTVLRSIIDGCGEHEADLTDGVKLFHGEDWVLVLPDPVRSTVHVCAEAGSDRDAQKLANEYVEKIDSIL, translated from the coding sequence ATGAAGGCGATCGTCCTAGCTGGTGGGCTAGGGACTAGGTTGCATCCCCTGACCGTTAACTTGCCCAAGCCGATGGTCCCGGTCGCCAACCGGCCGATGATGGAATATGCCATCTACCTTTTGCGCAAACACGGCTTCAAAGAGATCACCGCGCTCCTTTATCACCAGCCCGAGATCATCAAGAACTATTTTAACAACGGCGAGAAATTTGGCGTCAAGCTGAACTATGTTGAGGCTAAGGAGGATTACGGGACGGCCGGCGCCGTCCGTTTTGCCGCCCAGAGTTTCCGGGGGTTGCAAGCGCCTGTCCTCGTCATCAGCGCCGACGTTATCACCGATTTTGACCTGGAGGCGGCGGTTAAGTTCCATAAGGAAAAGTCCGCCCTGGCGACCTTGCTCCTGACCCGCGTCCCCAATCCCCTCCCTTACGGCATTGTGATCACCGACAAAGGGGGGAAGATCACGCGTTTCCTGGAAAAGCCGTCCCCAAGCGAGGTCTTTTCCGACACCGTCAATTGCGGCATTTATATCCTGGAGCCGGCAGCGATCGACTTTATCCCGCCAGGGAAGGGGAGCGACTTCAGCCAAGACCTTTTCCCTAAGCTGCTAGCGGCCGGCAAACCACTCTATGGTTATATCGCAACCGGCCTCTGGAAAGATATTGGCAGCTTAAAGGAATACTCCACGATCCACGACGATCTCTCGGGGGGGAAGCCTTACCAGATCGCCAAGGGGGCGAAAGTCTCTCCTTCGGCCAAACTCAAAGGGGTGGTGGTGATCGGCGAGAATAGCGTGATCGGTGATGAGGCCGTGCTGGAAGATGTTTCGATCGGCAGTCACTGCCGGGTGGAGCGGGGTGCGCTGCTCTTTAAGTCGATCCTCTGGGAGCGGGTCCAGGTCGGGGCCGAAGCGCAATTGTTCAAGGCGGTCGTCGCCAGCGGCACGGTCATCGGTGAGCGGACCATCCTGGAAGAGGGGTCGGTGATCGGTGCGGAGTGCAATATCGGCCGCGACGCCGTGATCAAGCCGTACGTCAAGATCTGGCCGAACAAGGTGATCGAAGAAGGGGCGGTCGTGACCAGCTCGATGCTCTGGAAAGAGCGCTGGACCAAGAGTATTTTTGGCCCGTTCGGGGTGACCGGTCTCTGCAACATTGAGATCACGCCGGAATTCGCCGCCTCGCTGGGCGCGGCCTATGGTTCCGTCCTGGGGAAAGGGGTATATATTTCCACCTCACGCGATTCTCACAAGGCGTCACGGATGATCTACCGGGCGCTCGTTTCCGGCGTCTTGTCAGCCGGGGTCAATATCTCCAACCTGGAAGAGGTGCCGATCCCCGTTAACCGTTACGAGCTCAAGGCGCTCAAGAGCCGCGGCGGGTTTCACGTCAGGAAATCGCCGTACGACCCGTCGGTCGTCGACATCAAGTTCTTCGACCAGGACGGGATGGACCTCCCGTCGTCGCGCGAAAAGAAGATCGAACGCCTTTTCTACGGCGAAGACTTCCAGCGGGCCGGGATCGAAGAGACCGGGGAATTGACCTTCCCGTTCCACCGGGTGGCCGAGTCCTACAAGGAAGGGATACTCAATTGCCTGGACCGCGAGGTCATCCGCGCGGCCAATTTTAAGGTCGTGGTCGATTACGCCTGCAGTTCCGCGGCCAATATCTTCCCGGCGATACTAGGGGAGCTGGGGATCGAGGTCATCTCGCTCAACGCGCATATCGACGAGACCAAGATCACCAAGAACCGGGTGATGTTCGAGAAAGGGTTAAAGCAGTTGTCGCAGATCGTCAAATCGCTTAACGCCGACCTCGGGGTGATGCTCGATACCGGAGCGGAAAAGATCTTTCTTTGTGACGAGCGGGGGAATATATTACAAGAAAATCTGGAACTGGCCGTCATGACGGTCCTGATCGCTAAAGCCAAGAAAAACGCCCAGATCGCCGTGCCGGTCAAGGCGAGCCGGATCGTCGACGCGCTTGCCCTTAAATACGGAGCGAAGATCATCCGGACCAAGACGAGCACCCGCGACATGATGGAGGTTTCGACCCGGCCGGATATCGACCTGATGGGGGAGACCCAGGGCGGCTTTATTTTTCCCGAGTTCCAGCCGGCCTTTGACGCGATGTTTGCCACCGCCAAACTTTTAGAGGTCATCTCGCGTGCCCAGGTCAAGCTCTCCGCGGTGGCCGCCGAAGTGCCGAGGGTCAACATGGTTTGCAAGGAGATCTCCTGTTCGCCGGAAATGAAGGGAACTGTCCTGCGCAGTATTATCGACGGTTGCGGCGAGCATGAGGCCGACCTGACCGACGGGGTCAAACTTTTCCACGGCGAGGATTGGGTGCTGGTCCTGCCGGACCCGGTCCGCTCGACCGTCCATGTCTGCGCCGAAGCGGGGAGCGATCGTGACGCCCAGAAGCTGGCCAACGAGTATGTCGAGAAGATCGATTCGATCTTATGA
- the glgA gene encoding glycogen synthase GlgA → MKILYLASEVVPFAKTGGLADVAGALPKALAEIGHDIRIFMPRYKKVDRSAKTLPGTKVPVYFYENEKYFGSREELYQVKGVDYPDNLERFSAFCRALLPFLKEINWKPDIIHCNDWQSALVIAYLKVLYKDDPFFARTAAVYSIHNMGYLGMFPKEKLPLTGLGPEQFVPEKLEFWGDLALTKAGFVYADVINTVSETYAKEIQTKEFGQGLDGLLRFRSGDVYGIVNGIDYDIWNPATDKNIPKRYSPATLSLKVENKIELQKQNNLPQKKETPVIGLITRLADQKGFDILAGALEGIIEEHCQIVILGVGDRKYHELLLKARQKYPDYVGVNLKFDALLAELIYSGCDMFMMPSRYEPCGLGQLIGFKYGTIPIVRKTGGLADTVHDFDPKTGAGEGFVFEEYSSKALLNCVKRAIETFHKKTSWKALQGKVMQLDYSWDASAKKYVSLYMKALAKIGIAAL, encoded by the coding sequence ATGAAAATATTATATCTTGCCTCTGAAGTCGTGCCGTTCGCTAAGACCGGCGGCCTGGCGGATGTGGCCGGCGCGCTCCCCAAGGCGCTAGCCGAGATCGGCCACGATATCCGCATTTTCATGCCGAGATACAAGAAAGTTGACCGGTCGGCCAAAACTTTGCCTGGGACCAAGGTGCCGGTCTATTTTTACGAGAACGAAAAGTATTTTGGCAGCCGGGAAGAGCTCTACCAGGTCAAGGGGGTCGATTATCCCGATAATCTGGAAAGGTTCTCGGCCTTCTGCCGGGCGCTGCTCCCTTTCCTGAAAGAGATCAACTGGAAGCCGGACATTATCCACTGCAACGACTGGCAGTCGGCGCTCGTTATAGCTTATCTAAAAGTTCTTTATAAAGACGATCCATTTTTTGCGCGTACGGCCGCCGTTTACTCCATCCATAATATGGGTTATCTGGGGATGTTCCCCAAGGAGAAACTGCCCCTGACCGGCCTGGGGCCGGAGCAATTTGTCCCCGAGAAGCTGGAGTTTTGGGGCGATCTCGCTTTGACCAAGGCGGGCTTTGTTTACGCCGATGTGATCAATACGGTCTCCGAGACCTACGCGAAAGAGATCCAGACCAAAGAGTTCGGCCAGGGGCTGGACGGCCTGCTCCGTTTTAGGTCGGGCGACGTTTACGGCATCGTCAACGGCATCGATTACGACATCTGGAATCCCGCCACGGACAAAAATATCCCGAAGCGCTACAGCCCGGCGACCTTGTCCTTGAAAGTCGAAAATAAGATCGAACTGCAGAAGCAAAATAATCTGCCGCAGAAAAAAGAGACGCCGGTCATCGGCCTGATCACCCGGCTGGCCGACCAGAAGGGTTTTGATATTCTGGCCGGGGCGCTGGAGGGGATCATAGAAGAGCACTGCCAGATCGTTATCCTCGGCGTCGGCGACCGGAAATACCACGAACTGTTATTGAAAGCCAGACAAAAATATCCCGATTACGTCGGGGTCAATCTCAAATTCGACGCCCTCCTGGCCGAGCTGATCTATTCCGGCTGCGATATGTTCATGATGCCCAGCCGTTACGAACCGTGCGGCCTGGGCCAGTTGATCGGTTTTAAGTACGGGACGATCCCGATCGTTCGGAAAACCGGCGGCCTGGCCGACACTGTCCATGATTTTGATCCCAAAACGGGAGCCGGGGAGGGTTTTGTCTTTGAGGAATATAGCTCAAAAGCCCTGTTAAATTGTGTTAAAAGGGCGATCGAAACGTTCCATAAGAAGACCAGTTGGAAAGCCTTGCAGGGAAAAGTGATGCAGCTCGATTACTCCTGGGACGCTTCGGCCAAGAAGTATGTTTCTCTTTATATGAAAGCGCTGGCCAAGATCGGGATCGCGGCGCTCTAA
- a CDS encoding aldolase catalytic domain-containing protein: MYRPQIKVLDCTIRDGGLINEHLFEDKFVRAVYQAVAASGADYVELGYRASTKFFSPDKYGKAKFCTEDFVRKMIEGVETKAKISTMVDIGRVLPEDIPLKKDSVVDMMRVACYVKDIDKAIELLKHCADKGYETTVNIMAISTALAPDLEEALAQLANTPVKAVYIVDSYGALFSEQIHFLVAQYAKHLAPKGIEVGIHCHNNQQLGFANTIEAIRKGANFLDATIFGIGRAAGNCPLELLLAFLKNPKYRLDPILDVIEQEFIPLRQKIEWGYLIPDMITGILNQHPRAAIDLRSGKEKKSFSEFYRSLLNDAESI, encoded by the coding sequence ATGTACCGTCCACAGATCAAAGTCCTTGACTGCACTATCCGCGATGGCGGGCTGATCAACGAACATCTGTTCGAAGATAAGTTCGTCCGGGCGGTCTATCAGGCCGTGGCCGCCTCCGGGGCCGACTACGTTGAACTAGGCTATCGCGCCTCGACCAAGTTCTTTTCCCCCGACAAGTACGGCAAAGCGAAGTTTTGCACCGAGGATTTCGTCCGCAAAATGATCGAAGGGGTCGAGACCAAGGCCAAGATCTCGACCATGGTCGATATCGGCCGGGTCTTGCCGGAAGATATCCCCTTAAAAAAAGACAGTGTGGTCGACATGATGCGGGTCGCCTGTTACGTCAAAGATATCGATAAGGCGATCGAGCTCCTCAAGCATTGCGCCGATAAGGGTTATGAAACGACCGTAAATATCATGGCTATTTCCACCGCCCTGGCCCCGGACCTGGAAGAAGCGCTGGCCCAGTTGGCGAACACGCCGGTCAAGGCGGTCTATATTGTGGACAGCTACGGGGCCTTGTTCTCCGAACAGATCCATTTCCTGGTGGCGCAATACGCCAAGCACCTGGCTCCGAAAGGGATCGAGGTCGGCATCCATTGCCATAATAACCAGCAGCTCGGTTTTGCCAACACGATCGAGGCGATCCGCAAGGGGGCGAACTTCCTTGACGCGACCATTTTCGGCATCGGCCGGGCGGCCGGGAACTGCCCGCTGGAGCTTTTACTGGCTTTCCTGAAGAACCCCAAGTACCGCCTCGATCCGATCCTTGACGTTATCGAACAGGAATTTATCCCCCTCCGCCAGAAAATAGAGTGGGGGTACTTGATCCCCGATATGATCACCGGCATCCTTAACCAGCACCCGCGCGCGGCGATCGACCTCCGTTCCGGCAAGGAAAAGAAAAGTTTTTCCGAATTCTACCGCAGTCTGCTCAACGACGCGGAGTCGATTTAA
- a CDS encoding YebC/PmpR family DNA-binding transcriptional regulator has product MSGHSKWATIKHAKAKTDAQRGKVFTKIIKEISTAAKIGGGDPNGNPRLRLGIDKAKAANMPNDNIKRAIEKGIGGGEAVMEELNYEGYGPGGVALMVEVMTDNRNRAASEIRSILEKHGGNLGASGSVSYLFKRKGSLVLDKAGVDEEKLMEAALEAGAEDVLSEESEIEVVTTPENFLKVRDDLKAKNFELTSAEVTMIPETTVKLTGEAAQKMLNLMNKLEDQDDVQAVHANFDISDEEIAKSS; this is encoded by the coding sequence ATGTCAGGACACTCCAAGTGGGCGACGATCAAGCATGCTAAGGCGAAAACCGACGCCCAGCGCGGCAAGGTTTTTACTAAGATCATCAAGGAAATATCGACCGCGGCCAAGATCGGCGGCGGCGACCCCAACGGGAACCCTCGTCTCCGCCTTGGTATCGATAAAGCCAAAGCGGCCAATATGCCCAACGATAACATCAAGCGGGCGATCGAGAAGGGGATCGGCGGCGGCGAGGCGGTCATGGAAGAACTCAATTATGAAGGCTACGGCCCGGGTGGGGTCGCCCTGATGGTCGAAGTGATGACCGATAACCGGAATAGGGCGGCGAGCGAGATCCGGAGCATCCTGGAAAAGCACGGCGGTAACCTGGGCGCCAGCGGCAGTGTCTCCTACCTCTTTAAGCGGAAAGGGAGTCTCGTCCTGGATAAGGCCGGGGTGGACGAAGAAAAGCTGATGGAGGCGGCGCTCGAAGCCGGGGCGGAAGATGTCCTTTCCGAAGAGAGCGAGATCGAAGTGGTGACTACTCCGGAAAATTTCTTGAAGGTTCGCGACGACTTAAAAGCGAAGAATTTTGAGCTGACCAGCGCGGAAGTGACGATGATCCCCGAGACGACCGTTAAATTGACCGGCGAGGCCGCCCAGAAAATGCTGAATCTGATGAACAAACTGGAAGACCAGGACGACGTCCAGGCGGTCCACGCTAACTTTGACATCTCCGACGAAGAAATAGCCAAGTCCTCATGA
- a CDS encoding PHP domain-containing protein produces the protein MKLVADLHVHSVSSGHAYSTLEEYVTQAKKIGLKGFALTDHGPAMPGAPHYYHFANMRMIPRLIRGVRVLRGIEANIINDQGEIDIKPVDIKWGELDIVIVAMHPRCGYENQGEAKNTAVMVRAIQNPVINIIAHLDNPQFPVNIKEVVAAAKERKVVPELNNSSPLSRPGSEAMALELVNAVKAVDWQLVLGTDSHIASMLGDFTIAKKLLKKVGLKEKNVVNTSWAKIEKYLLSRKKFTG, from the coding sequence ATGAAACTGGTCGCCGATCTCCATGTCCACTCCGTCTCCTCGGGCCATGCTTATTCCACGCTAGAAGAATACGTCACTCAAGCTAAAAAGATCGGCTTAAAGGGTTTTGCCCTGACCGATCACGGGCCGGCGATGCCTGGCGCCCCTCATTACTATCACTTTGCTAACATGAGGATGATTCCGCGGCTGATCAGAGGGGTCCGCGTGCTGCGCGGGATCGAAGCTAATATCATTAATGACCAGGGAGAGATCGATATCAAGCCGGTCGATATAAAATGGGGAGAATTGGACATAGTTATTGTCGCGATGCATCCGCGTTGCGGTTACGAGAACCAGGGCGAGGCGAAGAACACTGCGGTCATGGTCCGGGCGATCCAAAACCCGGTGATCAACATTATTGCCCACCTGGATAATCCGCAATTCCCGGTCAATATCAAGGAAGTTGTCGCCGCCGCTAAGGAAAGAAAAGTTGTCCCAGAATTGAATAACAGTTCGCCGCTTTCCCGCCCCGGCAGTGAAGCCATGGCCCTCGAACTGGTGAATGCGGTCAAAGCGGTTGATTGGCAGTTGGTGCTGGGGACCGACTCGCACATCGCTTCGATGTTGGGGGATTTTACCATTGCCAAGAAACTCCTCAAAAAAGTCGGCCTAAAGGAAAAGAATGTCGTTAATACCTCATGGGCAAAAATAGAAAAATATCTCCTTTCCAGAAAAAAGTTTACCGGGTAG
- a CDS encoding MGMT family protein — MGKNRKISPFQKKVYRVVKKIPRGEVRTYGWVARQIGQPGAARAVGNALNKNPFAPIVPCHRVVAKNGPGGFAWGAKAKVQLLRSEGYKC; from the coding sequence ATGGGCAAAAATAGAAAAATATCTCCTTTCCAGAAAAAAGTTTACCGGGTAGTCAAAAAGATCCCGCGCGGTGAGGTCAGGACCTACGGTTGGGTGGCGCGGCAGATCGGCCAACCCGGCGCGGCCCGGGCGGTCGGTAACGCCTTGAACAAAAATCCTTTTGCGCCGATCGTCCCTTGCCATCGGGTCGTGGCCAAAAATGGCCCGGGGGGATTTGCCTGGGGGGCCAAGGCCAAGGTACAATTGTTACGAAGTGAGGGTTATAAATGCTAG
- the hisF gene encoding imidazole glycerol phosphate synthase subunit HisF, with the protein MLAKRIIPCLDVTAGRVVKGVKFVDLIDAGDPVEQAIFYDKAGADELVFLDITASSDKRYIMLEVVRRVAEKVFIPFTVGGGINDLETMREILSGGADKVSVNTAAIKDPSLITRGAEKFGSQCIVVAIDAKRITNHEPRTTTPKWEVYTHGGRTATGLDAVEWAKKAEKLGAGEILLTSMDCDGTKNGYDLELTRAIADAVNIPVIASGGAGTKEHIYEAFSRGSADAALLASLLHFRELTIREIKDHLEAKGITVRR; encoded by the coding sequence ATGCTAGCTAAAAGAATAATTCCTTGTCTCGATGTGACCGCAGGCCGGGTCGTCAAAGGGGTCAAATTCGTCGACCTGATCGATGCCGGCGATCCGGTCGAACAAGCCATCTTTTACGACAAAGCAGGGGCCGATGAGCTCGTTTTCCTCGATATCACCGCTTCGTCCGACAAACGCTACATCATGCTCGAGGTCGTCCGCCGCGTAGCGGAGAAGGTCTTTATTCCGTTCACCGTCGGCGGCGGGATCAACGATCTGGAAACGATGCGTGAGATACTGTCCGGCGGTGCCGATAAGGTCTCGGTCAATACTGCGGCGATCAAAGACCCCAGCCTGATCACCCGGGGGGCGGAGAAATTCGGCAGTCAGTGTATCGTCGTTGCCATTGACGCCAAACGAATCACGAACCACGAACCACGAACCACGACGCCGAAATGGGAAGTATATACGCATGGGGGGAGGACGGCGACGGGGCTGGATGCGGTAGAGTGGGCGAAGAAGGCGGAAAAATTGGGCGCTGGAGAGATCCTTCTGACCAGCATGGATTGCGACGGGACCAAGAATGGCTACGATCTGGAACTTACTCGGGCGATCGCTGACGCGGTCAACATACCGGTCATCGCCTCCGGCGGGGCCGGGACAAAAGAACACATCTATGAGGCATTTTCGCGCGGGAGCGCTGACGCGGCCTTGCTCGCTTCGCTCCTCCATTTCCGCGAACTGACGATCAGGGAGATCAAGGACCATCTGGAAGCGAAAGGAATTACCGTAAGACGGTAA
- a CDS encoding polyprenyl synthetase family protein, which yields MTNDELRNINRELNRILPRKGKLAKAMRYSVLAGGKRFRPQLCLLTAKVLGGRPKKVLPFACAVEMIHTFTLVHDDLPAMDNSDLRRGQPTCHKAFGEGVAILAGDALSTLAFKLIARYPTAVEELSRALLEVVEGQVADLESANRQPTLAELRHIHGWKTAALLKACVRGTAKICGATPGEIRALTAYAKHLGLAFQIADDILDATASEAELGKPVRADEKKGYVYLVGLDRSRRMAATEKDQAIKALRIFRGKAAPLVELAEFVLIRKK from the coding sequence ATGACTAATGACGAATTAAGGAATATTAATCGAGAATTAAACCGGATTCTCCCAAGAAAAGGGAAGCTGGCGAAGGCGATGCGGTATTCGGTCCTGGCCGGGGGGAAAAGGTTCCGGCCGCAACTTTGCCTGCTGACCGCTAAAGTGCTTGGTGGTCGGCCGAAAAAAGTTTTGCCGTTCGCCTGCGCAGTAGAGATGATCCATACTTTTACGCTGGTCCATGACGACCTGCCGGCTATGGACAACTCGGACCTGCGCCGCGGCCAGCCGACCTGCCATAAAGCCTTTGGCGAAGGGGTGGCGATCCTGGCCGGAGACGCGCTCAGTACGCTGGCTTTTAAACTGATCGCCCGATATCCGACGGCGGTTGAAGAGCTGTCCAGGGCCTTGCTTGAAGTGGTCGAGGGACAGGTGGCCGATCTCGAATCGGCCAACCGGCAGCCGACGCTGGCCGAGTTGCGCCATATCCACGGCTGGAAAACAGCGGCCCTCCTCAAGGCGTGCGTCAGAGGGACGGCCAAGATCTGCGGCGCGACGCCGGGTGAGATCCGGGCGCTAACCGCCTATGCCAAACATCTCGGGCTCGCTTTTCAGATCGCCGATGATATACTTGATGCCACGGCGAGCGAAGCGGAGCTGGGGAAGCCGGTCCGGGCGGACGAGAAGAAAGGTTATGTTTACCTGGTCGGACTCGACCGTTCCCGGCGGATGGCCGCTACGGAGAAAGATCAAGCCATCAAGGCTTTAAGAATTTTTCGTGGCAAAGCAGCGCCGTTGGTCGAATTGGCGGAGTTTGTTCTGATCAGGAAGAAATAG